Within the Chromobacterium paludis genome, the region CCCTGCGGGTGGGGACGTGTCGTCATCCTTGCGGACAAAGCTTTTGTGCGAAGCCCAGGCATCGATCAGCGTGCCGTCGACGCTGAAATGTTCGTCGCTGGTGAGCTTGCCCCACTCGGCCAGGCTGCGTACGCGAATGAAGAAGGCGCGGGCGACGTCTTCGGTAAACAAGCGGTCGCGATTTTGCGAGAAGGTCGAGTGATCCCATACGCGGGCATCGGCGGAAAGGCCGACGAACCAGCGAAACAGCAGGTTGTAGTCCAGTTGCTCGACCAGCAGCCGCTCGGAGCGGATGGTGTAGAGCACTTGCAGCAGGGAGGCGCGCAGCAGATGTTCGGGCGGAATCGAAGGCCGCCCGACGCGGGAATATAAGCCGTCGAATACGTCATTCATCGAGCCGAGCACCAGGTCGACCATCTGGCGGATCTTGCGCAGCGGGTGATTGGCCGGAATGCGATCCTCCAGCTGGATGTAGCTGAACAGATTGGTCTGCGTGTCGTTGCGGACGCCTCTCATCGGGTGCTTTCGCGGCTCGTTGGATGTTGATGATTATACCAAATGAATGGCTGTTGGTTTTTCAACGGCCTGTTAGGTGACCAGCAAGACATTCTCGCCACCCAAGGTCGAAACAGCGCTCTTCTCATCATGGCGGCGTTGGCCAAGGAGGCAAAACTTGATGTAAGCCAGCCAAGCCGAACAGGGGAAATTCTCTCAAGCTCAGTTTCCCAACTTGGTTGTTCACTGACTGGCCGTGCAATATCTACGTGGTTGTCGGACATACCAAGGGCGCTGGAAACCCGCACCAAATAAGAAAAGTGCCGGAAAGTTCCGAAGTTGATGGCGGAACTTTCCGCATTCCTGTTAATTGGGGATTTATCGTGACGTCACTTCCAACCGCAAGAGGTGACGCAACATGCAGAGACAGGACAGTCCCAACAGCACTAACATCGCCCCGGCGCAAGCCAGGCTTTTGAAGCCTTACGGCGCACTGCCTGAAACCGGCTTTGTGCGCGAAAAAGACCTGATCCCCATTATTCCCTTTTCTGTCCGCACGATGTGGCGGCGCGTGGCGGCGGGAACATTTCCGGCACCCTTGAAAATCAGCGAGCGGGTCACCGCCTGGCGTGCAGAGGCCATCCGGCAATGGCTTGATGAGCAAGGCCAAGCGGCATAAGGGGCGATCATGGAAAACAAAAACGTCCGCACCGCCGAAGCAGTAACGAGCGCCAACACCTTTATCGATGTTACCGACGCGAGTGT harbors:
- a CDS encoding helix-turn-helix transcriptional regulator codes for the protein MQRQDSPNSTNIAPAQARLLKPYGALPETGFVREKDLIPIIPFSVRTMWRRVAAGTFPAPLKISERVTAWRAEAIRQWLDEQGQAA